One window from the genome of Variovorax sp. PAMC26660 encodes:
- a CDS encoding sugar ABC transporter ATP-binding protein, with the protein MQQPIVTIRDLCKSFAGVRALDKAQFDLLPGEVHALMGENGAGKSTLMKVLAGVYSKDSGEVTFNGQPVDIASPRAAQALGIGIIHQELNLMNHLSAAQNIFIGREPRGRLGLFIDEEAMSAETQRIFERMNLRLDPQTPVGELTVAKQQMVEIAKALSFDSRVLIMDEPTAALNNEEVADLFRIIGQLKSQGVAVVYISHKMDELKRIADRVTVMRDGQYIATVPMADTPMDSLIAMMVGRQLTEVENDFPDTSGNEIVLEARGITRGSMVRDASFVLRKGEILGFAGLMGAGRTELARAVFGADAIDSGEVRVRGKKVSIKSPQDAVSHGIGYLSEDRKHFGLATSMDVETNIVLPSMKKFVSMGVFLDQAAIEAAGQRYVKQLNIKTPSVHQQVRLLSGGNQQKIVIAKWLLRDCSVLFFDEPTRGIDVGAKAEIYRLLNALAEQGKAIVIISSELPEILRMSHRVLVMCEGRITGELTGREASQEKIMQLATRREVASAAAH; encoded by the coding sequence ATGCAGCAACCCATCGTCACCATCCGCGACCTGTGCAAATCTTTTGCCGGGGTGCGCGCACTCGACAAGGCACAGTTCGATCTGCTGCCCGGCGAGGTGCACGCCCTCATGGGCGAGAACGGCGCCGGCAAGTCCACGCTGATGAAGGTGCTCGCGGGCGTCTACAGCAAGGACTCCGGCGAGGTGACGTTCAACGGTCAGCCCGTGGACATCGCGAGCCCGCGCGCCGCACAGGCGCTGGGCATCGGGATCATCCATCAGGAGCTGAACCTGATGAACCACCTGAGCGCGGCGCAGAACATCTTCATCGGCCGCGAACCGCGCGGGCGCCTGGGCTTGTTCATCGACGAAGAGGCCATGAGCGCCGAAACGCAGCGCATCTTCGAGCGCATGAACCTGCGGCTCGATCCGCAAACGCCTGTGGGCGAACTCACGGTTGCCAAGCAGCAGATGGTGGAGATCGCCAAGGCGCTGTCCTTCGATTCGCGCGTGCTCATCATGGACGAGCCCACCGCCGCGCTCAACAACGAAGAGGTGGCCGATCTGTTCCGCATCATCGGCCAGCTCAAGTCGCAGGGCGTCGCCGTGGTCTACATCTCGCACAAGATGGATGAGCTCAAGCGCATCGCCGACCGCGTGACCGTGATGCGCGACGGCCAGTACATCGCCACCGTGCCGATGGCCGACACGCCGATGGACTCGCTCATTGCCATGATGGTCGGGCGCCAACTCACTGAAGTGGAGAACGATTTCCCGGACACCTCGGGCAACGAGATCGTGCTGGAGGCCCGCGGCATCACACGCGGATCGATGGTGCGCGATGCGAGCTTCGTGCTGCGCAAGGGCGAGATCCTGGGCTTTGCGGGGCTCATGGGCGCGGGCCGTACCGAGCTGGCGCGCGCCGTGTTCGGCGCTGACGCCATCGACTCGGGCGAAGTCCGCGTGCGCGGCAAGAAGGTGTCGATCAAGTCGCCGCAAGACGCGGTGTCGCACGGCATCGGCTACCTGTCGGAAGACCGCAAGCACTTCGGACTTGCCACCAGCATGGACGTCGAAACCAACATCGTGCTGCCCAGCATGAAGAAGTTCGTGTCGATGGGCGTGTTTCTCGACCAGGCCGCCATCGAGGCGGCCGGCCAGCGCTACGTGAAGCAGCTCAACATCAAGACGCCTTCGGTGCACCAGCAGGTGCGCCTGCTCTCGGGCGGCAACCAGCAGAAGATCGTGATTGCCAAGTGGCTGCTGCGCGACTGCAGCGTGCTCTTCTTCGACGAGCCCACGCGCGGCATCGACGTGGGCGCCAAGGCCGAGATCTACCGCCTGCTCAATGCGCTGGCAGAGCAGGGCAAGGCCATCGTGATCATCTCGTCGGAACTGCCCGAGATATTGCGCATGAGCCACCGCGTGCTCGTGATGTGCGAAGGCCGCATCACCGGTGAACTGACGGGGCGCGAGGCTTCGCAAGAAAAAATCATGCAGCTCGCCACCCGCCGCGAAGTTGCTTCCGCCGCAGCCCATTGA
- a CDS encoding ABC transporter permease, which yields MTTPTATTAASPGFSLKARLFRPATRQKMLAFASLIVLMVFFSVASPQFLQADNLVSILQSTAVNGVLAIACTFVIITAGIDLSVGTLMTFCAVMAGVVLTYMGMPLALGIAAAIFFGALAGFVSGVLIAKLKIPPFIATLGMMMLLKGLSLVISGTKPIYFNDTPNFSAISQDSLIGYVIPSLPIPNAVLILFVVAIVASIVLNKTILGRYTFALGSNEEAVRLSGVNTDFWKVIVYTVSGGICGIAGLLIASRLNSAQPALGQGYELDAIAAVVIGGTSLSGGTGTIVGTIIGAFIMSVLTNGLRILSVAQEWQTVITGVIIILAVYADILRRRSNSKH from the coding sequence TTGACGACCCCCACCGCCACCACCGCTGCATCGCCTGGCTTCTCGCTGAAGGCGCGGCTCTTTCGCCCGGCCACGCGACAGAAGATGCTGGCCTTTGCCAGCCTGATCGTGCTGATGGTGTTCTTCAGCGTCGCGTCGCCGCAGTTCCTGCAGGCCGACAACCTCGTGAGCATTCTTCAGTCGACCGCAGTGAACGGCGTGCTGGCCATTGCCTGCACCTTCGTCATCATCACGGCGGGCATCGATCTGTCGGTGGGCACGCTGATGACCTTCTGCGCCGTCATGGCCGGCGTGGTGCTCACCTACATGGGCATGCCGCTGGCGTTGGGCATTGCGGCCGCCATCTTCTTCGGCGCGCTGGCCGGCTTCGTGTCGGGCGTGCTGATCGCCAAGCTCAAGATCCCGCCCTTCATTGCCACGCTCGGCATGATGATGCTGCTCAAGGGCCTGTCGCTGGTGATTTCGGGCACCAAGCCGATCTACTTCAACGACACGCCCAACTTTTCTGCCATCTCGCAAGACTCGCTGATCGGCTACGTCATTCCGTCGCTGCCGATTCCGAACGCGGTTCTCATCCTGTTCGTGGTGGCGATTGTTGCGAGCATCGTGCTCAACAAGACCATCCTCGGGCGCTACACCTTCGCGCTCGGCAGCAACGAAGAAGCGGTGCGCCTGTCGGGCGTCAACACCGACTTCTGGAAGGTCATTGTCTACACGGTGAGCGGAGGCATCTGCGGCATTGCGGGCCTGCTGATTGCCTCGCGCCTGAATTCTGCGCAGCCCGCATTGGGGCAGGGCTATGAACTCGACGCGATCGCGGCGGTGGTGATTGGCGGCACCTCGCTCAGTGGCGGCACCGGCACCATCGTCGGCACGATCATCGGCGCCTTCATCATGAGCGTGCTGACCAATGGTTTGCGCATTCTCTCGGTGGCGCAAGAGTGGCAAACCGTCATCACCGGCGTGATCATCATTCTTGCGGTGTACGCCGACATCCTGCGCCGCCGCAGCAACAGCAAGCACTGA
- a CDS encoding amidohydrolase family protein, with product MATRIDSHQHFWQPARGDYTWLRADVPVLAPLVRDFMPQDLMPLLEAHDVTQTVLVQAADSQAETDFMLELATAHEFIGGVVGWVDLSRPEAAASLERMARHPKFKGVRPMLQDLPDDDWIVRAPHPDALQALVRLGLRFDALVKPRHLGALLRFLREWPQLPVVIDHAAKPPVGEADGEVFAAWRHRMREIAALPQQVCCKFSGLWTEAPSAMYRDADVVAHAVRPVWEHLLECFGPGRLMWGSDWPVLTLAGDYAGWIAVSEAFIAQLSTGEQAQVWRGTAQRFYDLQPA from the coding sequence ATGGCAACACGCATCGACTCGCATCAGCATTTCTGGCAGCCCGCGCGCGGCGACTACACGTGGCTGCGCGCCGATGTGCCGGTGTTGGCACCGCTGGTGCGCGACTTCATGCCGCAAGACCTGATGCCGCTGCTGGAGGCGCACGACGTCACGCAGACCGTGCTGGTTCAGGCGGCCGACTCGCAAGCCGAGACCGACTTCATGCTCGAACTCGCGACGGCCCACGAATTCATCGGCGGCGTGGTCGGCTGGGTCGACCTGAGCCGGCCCGAAGCTGCTGCATCGCTGGAGCGCATGGCGCGCCACCCGAAGTTCAAGGGCGTGCGGCCGATGCTGCAAGACCTGCCGGATGACGACTGGATCGTGCGTGCGCCGCATCCCGACGCGCTGCAGGCGCTCGTGCGGCTGGGCCTGCGCTTCGATGCGCTCGTGAAGCCGCGGCATCTGGGCGCGTTGTTGCGCTTCCTGCGCGAATGGCCGCAACTGCCGGTGGTGATCGACCATGCGGCCAAGCCGCCGGTCGGTGAAGCCGACGGCGAAGTCTTCGCCGCATGGCGCCATCGGATGCGCGAGATCGCTGCGCTGCCGCAGCAGGTCTGCTGCAAGTTCTCGGGCCTGTGGACCGAAGCGCCGTCCGCGATGTACCGCGATGCCGACGTTGTGGCCCACGCCGTGCGCCCCGTGTGGGAGCACCTGCTCGAATGCTTCGGCCCCGGCCGCCTCATGTGGGGCAGCGACTGGCCCGTGCTCACGCTCGCGGGTGATTACGCAGGCTGGATCGCCGTGAGCGAAGCCTTCATCGCGCAGTTGTCGACCGGCGAGCAGGCGCAAGTCTGGCGCGGCACCGCGCAGCGTTTCTACGACCTTCAGCCCGCTTGA